The Streptomyces sp. V4I8 genome includes the window CGCGCCGCGGACAAGGGCGACGTGGCCCGCATGATCCTCTACATGGCCGTGCGCTACGAGGGTGACGACGGCTTCGCCGACCTGGAGCCCAACGAGAAGGTGGGCAACGGCAGCAACCCGTACATGGGCAAGCTCTCCATCCTCAAGCAGTGGAACGAGCAGGACCCGCCGAGCGCCTTCGAAGAGCGTCGCAACGAGGTCATCTACGACTCCTACCAGCACAACCGCAACCCGTTCATCGACCACCCGGAGTGGGTCGAGGCGATCTGGTAGGCGACCGGGCTCTGTTCGGTCGCCGTGGACGCGCCAGGGACCCCGTCGGCCCCCGGCGCGTTCCGTCACCACCTGTACAGCGGAATGACCTGCGCCGATCCGATGCCGTTGACCCGGCTATGAAGAAGATCAGCGCGCTCGCCGCGTGCACCATGGCAGCCCTCGTACTCGCCGCCCCCGCCCCGGCTCACGCCGACGACGGCGACCGGGGCCGTATCACCATCGCCGGCCACTCCGCCCCCAACCTCTGCCGGGCAGCACTCGCGCTCGTCCCCTGGGCCGTACCGGTGACCGGCCCCGCGGTGGACGACGCCTGCTACGACCGCGACCACATCCACTACGCGAGCGACCAGGGCCTCTGAGGCATCACGTCGTGAGGTGCGTCGGCGCGAACATCCGCAGCACCGCCGGGAGGACGACCACCGACGGGCCGGGGGTCTGAAGCGCCTTCGCCAGCTCCGCCTCCAGCGTCTCCGGGGTCGTACGGACCCCGGGGACGCCGAACGACTCCGCCAGCGCCACATAGTCCGGCCGCGTCAGCTCCGTCGCCGTCGGCTGGCCGAAGGCGTCCGTCATGTACTCGCGCAGGATGCCGTAGCCGCCGTCGTCGACGATGAGCCAGGTGACGTCCAGGTCGTACTGCCGGGCTGTGGCCAGTTCGGCGATCGAGTAGAGGGCGCCTCCGTCGCCGGACACCGCGAGGACCGGGCGCGTCGGGTCCGCGACCGCGCCGCCGAGTGCCGCCGGGAAGCCGTAGCCGAGGCCGCCGGCGCCCTGGGCGGAGTGCATGTGGTTGGGGCCCTTGGCGTCGAAGGCCGACCAGGCCCAGTAGGCGAGGATCGTCATGTCCCAGAAGGACGGGGAGTCGGCGGGGAGGGCGCGGCGGACCGACGCCAGCACCTGCTGTTCCAGGGTGAGTTCCTGGGCGGCGATGCGGGCGGCGACCTTTTCCAACACCGCGCGCACGCGCTCCGGTGCCCCCGCGTCCGCCCGCTCCGTCACCGTCTCCAGCAGCGCCTGCAGGGCGAGGCGCGCGTCCGCGTGGATGCCCAGCGCCTGGTGGTTGGACTCCAGCTTGCCGAGGTCGGCCTCGATCTGGACGACCCGGCCCCGCGGCTTGAACGTGTGGTAGTTCGAGGAGAGTTCGCCGAGGCCGGAGCCGACGACGAGGAGTACGTCCGCGTCCTCCAGGAAGTCCGTGGTGTGCCGGTCCTCGATCCAGGACTGGAGGGACAGGGGGTGCGTCCAGGGGAACGCGCCCTTTCCGCCGGGGGTCGTGACCACCGGCGCCTGGAGTATCTCGGCGAGCCGCCGAAGCTTGCCCGACGCGTCAGCCCGTACCACTCCCCCGCCCGCGATGATCGCCGGACGGGCGGCACGCGACAGCAGGTCGGCGGCCACCGCCGTCAGTTCGGGACGCGGCGGCAGCTCCTCCGGGAACGCGTCGCCTCCCGTCACCACCGGGATCGACGTCTCGGCCAGCAGCACGTCCTGCGGGATCTCCACCCACACCGGTCCGTGCGGGGCCGTCAGCGCCGACTTCCAGGCCGCCTCGATCGCAGAGGGGATCTGGGACTGGGTGCGGACCGTGTGGACCGACTTCACCACGCCCCTGAACGACGCCGCCTGGTCCGGGAGTTCGTGGAGGTAGCCGTGGCGGCCGCCGCCGAGTCCCGCCGTCGGGATCTGGCTGCTGATCGCCAGCACGGGGGCCGACGCCGCGGCCGCCTCCTGGAGCGCGGCCAGCGAGGTCAGCGCCCCCGGGCCCGTCGACAGCAGCAGCGGGGCCGCCTCGCCCGTGATCCGGCCGTACGCGTCCGCCGCGAACCCGGCGTTGTTCTCCACCCGCAGCCCGATGTACCGCAGGTCGGAGCGCCGGAGTGCGTCGAACATGCCCAGGGCGTGCTGGCCGGGCAGCCCGAAGACGGTCGTCGCGCCGAGCCCGGCCAGCGTCTCCACGACCAGGTCTCCGCCGTTGCGGCCGGCGGGAGGATTCAGAGCAGCGGCGGTCTGCGCCTCCGTCGGGCGGAGCACCAGGTCGTGGTCGTGGGTCACTTGCCCTCGTTCTCCTCACGGGCCGCCGCGATCTGGCGGGACATGATCGTGGTCAGTTCGTACGCCGTGTGGGACGCGGCCACCGACGTGATCTCGGCGTGATCGTACGCGGGCGCCACCTCGACGACATCGGCCGAGACCAGGTTGCACCCGGCCAGACCGCGCAGGATCTCCAGCAGCTCCCTCGACGTCATACCGCCCGCCTCGGGGGTGCCGGTGCCGGGGGCGTGCGCCGGGTCGAGGCAGTCGATGTCGATGGAGATGTAGAGGGGGCCGGTCGCCGATGCGCTGGCGCAGCTGGTCCGCGACCTCGTCGGCGCCGCGCCGGTAGACGTCCGCCGAGGTAACGATGCCGAAGCCCATCTTCTCGTCGTCGGTCAGGTCCTGCTTGCCGTACAGCGGGCCGCGGATGCCGACGTGGGAGAGGGCGGAGGTGTCGAGGATGCCCTCCTCCACCGCGCGCCGGAAGGGCGTGCCGTGGGTGTACTCGGCGCCGAAGTACGTGTCCCAGGTGTCGAGGTGGGCGTCGAAGTGGAGCAGGGCGACCGGGCCGTGCTTCTTCGCCACCGAGCGCAGCAGCGGCAGCGCGATGGTGTGGTCGCCGCCCAGGGTCATCAGGCGGGCGCCCGTGCCGATCAGCTCGTCGGCGGCCGCCTCGACCGTCTCGACGGCCTCGTTGATGTTGAAGGGGTTCACGGCGATGTCGCCGCCGTCCGCCACCTGGGCGAGGGCGAACGGGGAGGCGTCCTGCGCCGGGTTGTACGGGCGCAGGAGCCGGGACGCCTCGCGGATCGCGTTGCCGCCGAAGCGGGCGCCCGGCCGGTACGAGACCCCCGAGTCGAACGGCACGCCGACCACGGCCACGTCGGCCCGGCCGACCTCGTCGAGGCGGGGCAGCCGGGCGAAGGTCGCGGGTCCGGCGTACCGCGGGATGCGGGAGGAGTCGACGGGGCCGCGGGGTGTCTCGTTGCCAGTCATCGTGAAATGCCTTCTTTCCTACGCTTCGTCGCGTATGTACTTCCGCCTGTGACTCTACTGGGGAGCCGGCACCGGTTCGGACACGAGTTCGGAGTTCCGCCCGGCGAGGCGCTCACGCCAGGCGGCGAGGACGGCCGCGTCGGTCGGCCTTGTCATCAAGGAGACGGCGATGTACGCGGCGAGGGAAGACAGCAGGCCGTAGTAGACGGGCTCGTTGGCCAGGATGCCGTAGGTCGCCATCAGGCCGATGACGGCGAGACCGCCCACCGCGACGGAGGCGAGCGCGCCCTGGGCCGTGCCCCGCTTCCACAGCAGTCCGCCGAGGATCGGGACGAGGAGTCCGCCGACGAGCAGGTTGTACGCCACCGTCAGCGCCTCGACGACGTTGTTCAGCGCGATGGCCGTACCGATCACGGCGAGGCCCATGAGGAGGATGAAGGCGCGGTTGCCCCGCACCTCGTCACGCTCCCCGGTCGCGACCCTCCCCCGCAGTCGCGACCAGATGTCGTGGTTGGCGACGGTCGCGCAGGCGATGAGCGCGCCGGAGGAGGTCGACATCACGGCGGCGAGGGCGGCGGCCAGCACCAGTCCCCGTACGCCGACCGGGAGTTCGTCCTTGACGATGGTCGCGAAGGCGTCGTCCGCGCTGCCGAGCCTGGGGTAGAGCACCTTGGCCGCCGTACCGATGACGGCGCCGGCGAGGGCGTAGACGAGACAGTAGGTGCCGGCGACGGTGCCGCCCCACTTGGCCGTCCTGTCGCTGCGGGCGGTGAACACGCGCTGCCAGATGTCCTGCCCGATGAGCATGCCGAAGGTGTAGATCAGGACATAGGTGAAGATCGTCTCGCCGCCGATGCCCAGCGGGTCGAAGTACTCGGTCGGCAGCTGCGCCTTCATCTCGCTGAACCCACCGGCTTTGACGACGGCGATGGGGAGCAGGAGCAGCAGCACCCCGACCGTCTTCACCACGAACTGCACCATGTCGGTGAGAGTGATCGACCACATGCCGCCGAGCGTCGAGTAGGCGACGACGACCGAGCCGCCGAGGACGATCGCGACCGTGCGGTTCATGTCGAACAGGACGTCGAAGATCGTGGCGTAGGCGATGGTCGACGTGACGGCGAGCATGAGGGTGTACGCCCACATGACGAGACCGGAGATGACGCCGGCCCGGCCGCCGTAGCGCAGGTCGAGCATCTCGGAGACGGTGTAGACCTTCAGGCGGGCGATGCGGGCGGAGAAGAAGACGGAGAGAGCGAGGAGCCCGAGGCCGATGGTGAACACCATCCAGGCACCGGAGAGCCCGTACTGGTAGCCGAGCCCGACGCCGCCGATCGTGGACGCGCCGCCGAGGACGATCGCGGCCATGGTGCCGGAGTACATCGTCGGGCCGAGCCGCCGCCCGGCGACCAGGAACTCGCTCTTGGACTTGGCGCGGCGCATGCCCCACCAGCCCATGGCCAGCATGCCGGCCAGATAGACGACGATGACTGTGTAGTCGACGGCCACGGGGACCTCCCTCAATCGAACGTTCGAGTCGCCGGGGGGTGACAGACGTCGACACTAGGTGGCCGGAAAGCGACTGCGAAGTGTACGTTTCATCCAGTCGCGGTTGCATGACTGGAGGAACCATCCACATGCCGGACCCAGCCGTTCCGCCCACCCCGCCGGTACCGCTCTCGGCGCTCCTGGCCCGCGAGGACCTGGGCCTGCGCCAGATCGCCGGCCCGACGGCCGAGGACACGGACGCGGACACGGAGACGGCCATCCACTGGGCGCACACCTCGGAAATGGCCGATCCCTATCCCTATCTGCTGGGCGGCGAGCTGCTGCTGACGGCCGGGGTGCACATCCCGGAGGCGGCGGGTTCGGGGACGTACTTCGACGACTACGTGGCGCGGATCGTGGCGGCGGGCGGCGCGGCCCTCGGCTTCGGGCTCGCCCCGGTGCACGACACGGTGCCGCGCGCCCTGGTGGCGGCCTGCGACGCGTACGGCCTCCCCCTCCTGGAGGTGCCGCCCCGGACGACCTTCTCGGGCGTGGCCCGCGCGGTCTGGCAGCTCATGGCCCGGGCCCGCCACGCCGAACTGCGCCGCGTGACGGAGGCCCAGCAGAGCCTGGCCGCGGCGGCCTCCCGCCCGGATCCGCTACGGGCGGTGCTACGGCAGCTGGCGCAGCGGGTGGCGGGCTGGGCGGTGCTGTACGGGCCGGAGGGGGCGGTGATCGGGGAGGCGGGGCGGGAGGCACCGGGCGACGCGGTGCGGGCGGCACTGGCGGAGCTGGCGGGAGTGGTACGGCCGGTGGTCACGCCGCCCGTGGGAGCGGCCGGCCGCGAGAGCGCACGGCAGCCCGGCGGCCCGGAAGCCGTCCGGGCCGCTCCCGCCCCGGACGCGGCGGGAGCGGCCGACCGCGCCCCCGCAGGCCGGGCCGGCCGCCTCGAAGCCGCACGTCCGGGCGACGGAGCACCCGCCGCCCGTCCGTCCGCGCCTCCCGCCTCCGCCACCGACACCATCGCCGGCACCCACCTCGCCGCCTACGCCCTCGGCGCCGGCCGGGGCTTCGTCCTCGGGGTCGCCGCCCCGCACCGGGACCCCGGCGACCACACCATCGCCTCCGTCGCCGCCGTGCTGCTCTCCCTCCTCACCGGCGAGCACCAGAGCGGCTCGGGAGCGGCCCGCTCGTCGGCGCTGGTACGGCTGCTGCTGGGTGCCGAGCCGCAGTCGGTGGCCCCGCTCCTCGGCACCGACCGCTGGCTCGTGGTGCACGGCCGCCCCGACAGCCAGCCCTGCGACGCCGTGGCGGCCTCCGCGCTGGGCGCGGCCCTCGGCTCCCCGCTGGTCGACCTCGCGCAGGACGTCGTCCGCGTCCTCGCCCCGGCGGACCGCGAACCGACCCCGCAGCCCGGCTGGACCCTGGGCGTGAGCGCCCCCGCGACCGCCGAGAACTGGCCGACGGCCGACACCCAGGCGGCCCGGGCCCTGTCCCGCGCCCGGGCCACCCGCACGCCCCTGTTCCGGCACGGCACCCACCGCCCGGCCCTCACGGACCTCCTCTCCCCCGACGAGGCGCAGTCCCACGCCCGCGCACTCCTCGCGCCCCTCACCGCGCCCCTCACGGAGACCCTGCGCACCTGGCTCTCCCTGCACGGCAGTTGGGACCGCACGGCCGTCGCCCTGTCCGTGCACCGCAACACGGTCCGCCAACGGATCGCCCGGTGCGCGGCCCTCCTCGACACGGACCTGGACGACCCTGACGTACGCATGGAGTTGTGGTTCGCCCTGCGCCACGGCGAACGGTGAGCCACGGTGCTCCGCACCGAGCGGTGATTCGTACAGTGACCCGCGTCGCACGCGCCCCGGACTCGGGCGTTCCCACAGTTGTCTGCCTCACAATGGGAGGCATGCCGATACCCGGGACACCCAGCCGCGCCGAGCTCGTCGACCAC containing:
- a CDS encoding thiamine pyrophosphate-binding protein; amino-acid sequence: MTHDHDLVLRPTEAQTAAALNPPAGRNGGDLVVETLAGLGATTVFGLPGQHALGMFDALRRSDLRYIGLRVENNAGFAADAYGRITGEAAPLLLSTGPGALTSLAALQEAAAASAPVLAISSQIPTAGLGGGRHGYLHELPDQAASFRGVVKSVHTVRTQSQIPSAIEAAWKSALTAPHGPVWVEIPQDVLLAETSIPVVTGGDAFPEELPPRPELTAVAADLLSRAARPAIIAGGGVVRADASGKLRRLAEILQAPVVTTPGGKGAFPWTHPLSLQSWIEDRHTTDFLEDADVLLVVGSGLGELSSNYHTFKPRGRVVQIEADLGKLESNHQALGIHADARLALQALLETVTERADAGAPERVRAVLEKVAARIAAQELTLEQQVLASVRRALPADSPSFWDMTILAYWAWSAFDAKGPNHMHSAQGAGGLGYGFPAALGGAVADPTRPVLAVSGDGGALYSIAELATARQYDLDVTWLIVDDGGYGILREYMTDAFGQPTATELTRPDYVALAESFGVPGVRTTPETLEAELAKALQTPGPSVVVLPAVLRMFAPTHLTT
- a CDS encoding sodium:solute symporter, whose product is MAVDYTVIVVYLAGMLAMGWWGMRRAKSKSEFLVAGRRLGPTMYSGTMAAIVLGGASTIGGVGLGYQYGLSGAWMVFTIGLGLLALSVFFSARIARLKVYTVSEMLDLRYGGRAGVISGLVMWAYTLMLAVTSTIAYATIFDVLFDMNRTVAIVLGGSVVVAYSTLGGMWSITLTDMVQFVVKTVGVLLLLLPIAVVKAGGFSEMKAQLPTEYFDPLGIGGETIFTYVLIYTFGMLIGQDIWQRVFTARSDRTAKWGGTVAGTYCLVYALAGAVIGTAAKVLYPRLGSADDAFATIVKDELPVGVRGLVLAAALAAVMSTSSGALIACATVANHDIWSRLRGRVATGERDEVRGNRAFILLMGLAVIGTAIALNNVVEALTVAYNLLVGGLLVPILGGLLWKRGTAQGALASVAVGGLAVIGLMATYGILANEPVYYGLLSSLAAYIAVSLMTRPTDAAVLAAWRERLAGRNSELVSEPVPAPQ
- a CDS encoding helix-turn-helix domain-containing protein — translated: MPDPAVPPTPPVPLSALLAREDLGLRQIAGPTAEDTDADTETAIHWAHTSEMADPYPYLLGGELLLTAGVHIPEAAGSGTYFDDYVARIVAAGGAALGFGLAPVHDTVPRALVAACDAYGLPLLEVPPRTTFSGVARAVWQLMARARHAELRRVTEAQQSLAAAASRPDPLRAVLRQLAQRVAGWAVLYGPEGAVIGEAGREAPGDAVRAALAELAGVVRPVVTPPVGAAGRESARQPGGPEAVRAAPAPDAAGAADRAPAGRAGRLEAARPGDGAPAARPSAPPASATDTIAGTHLAAYALGAGRGFVLGVAAPHRDPGDHTIASVAAVLLSLLTGEHQSGSGAARSSALVRLLLGAEPQSVAPLLGTDRWLVVHGRPDSQPCDAVAASALGAALGSPLVDLAQDVVRVLAPADREPTPQPGWTLGVSAPATAENWPTADTQAARALSRARATRTPLFRHGTHRPALTDLLSPDEAQSHARALLAPLTAPLTETLRTWLSLHGSWDRTAVALSVHRNTVRQRIARCAALLDTDLDDPDVRMELWFALRHGER